In a genomic window of Streptomyces sp. SJL17-4:
- a CDS encoding GntR family transcriptional regulator, whose translation MEQGAARERATERPSPPFGDAAARRSEEAARVPEQARGIPRAESVRGESARAESARAESARAESARAESARAESARGEAGRGEAGRGESVRGEHTHCEPDAPGAAPAAVPAPAPRVVRHSVRGQILDALRTALVGGELVPGEVYSAPALGERFGVSATPVREAMQRLAVEGAVEVVPNRGFRVTERTPRELAELAEVRALIEVPVMLRLARTVPAARWAELRPLAEATSTAAARGERAHYAEADRAFHRAVLSLAGNEQLLAVADDLHRRSQWPLISAPVVRHGVLVADAAEHTALLDALIARDLPVVESLVREHFTGSNA comes from the coding sequence GTGGAGCAGGGCGCAGCGCGCGAGCGGGCGACGGAGAGGCCGTCCCCGCCCTTCGGCGACGCAGCCGCCCGGCGCTCGGAGGAGGCCGCACGGGTGCCGGAGCAGGCTCGTGGCATACCCCGCGCCGAGTCCGTACGGGGGGAGTCCGCACGAGCCGAGTCCGCACGAGCCGAGTCCGCACGAGCCGAGTCCGCCCGAGCCGAGTCCGCCCGAGCCGAGTCCGCCCGAGGCGAGGCCGGCCGGGGCGAGGCCGGCCGGGGCGAATCCGTACGGGGCGAGCACACCCACTGCGAGCCGGACGCCCCCGGCGCCGCTCCCGCCGCCGTCCCCGCGCCCGCCCCCCGTGTCGTACGGCACTCCGTCCGCGGCCAGATCCTCGACGCGCTCCGTACCGCCCTCGTCGGCGGTGAGCTCGTCCCCGGTGAGGTGTACTCCGCGCCCGCCCTCGGCGAGCGGTTCGGCGTCTCGGCGACCCCGGTCCGCGAGGCCATGCAACGGCTCGCCGTCGAGGGCGCCGTCGAGGTCGTGCCGAACCGCGGCTTCCGCGTCACCGAGCGGACCCCGCGCGAGCTCGCCGAACTCGCCGAGGTCCGCGCCCTCATCGAGGTCCCCGTCATGCTGCGGCTCGCCCGCACGGTCCCGGCCGCCCGCTGGGCCGAGCTCCGCCCGCTCGCCGAGGCGACCTCGACCGCCGCGGCCCGGGGCGAGCGCGCCCACTACGCCGAGGCCGACCGGGCCTTCCACCGGGCCGTCCTCTCCCTCGCGGGGAACGAGCAGCTGCTCGCCGTCGCCGACGACCTCCACCGCCGCTCCCAGTGGCCCCTGATCAGCGCGCCCGTCGTCCGCCACGGTGTGCTCGTCGCCGACGCCGCCGAGCACACCGCCCTGCTCGACGCCCTGATCGCCCGGGACCTCCCGGTCGTCGAATCCCTCGTACGCGAACACTTCACCGGCTCGAACGCCTGA
- a CDS encoding (2Fe-2S)-binding protein, producing the protein MTVPALLPASPTSPVAAAYARLAEVFPHLRIEEHVRGERLPRGAGWVGADWLAAGGPDLDAFLAWDNAQVLRDYGTQARPDVVAGFGLHRYAWPACLLVTVPWFLDRRVPRLPARNVTFQRALGRMAVRVEEFACLPGDPAAALPGARVVADEDALRAEVRASLAEHFEAILDGFGSRMRRGRRALWGMATDEIVEGLWYVGALLGEERRAMDDLDLLMPGTVKPYKPYAGSAGFRELPGAEGPDGAPRTTRDRASCCFFYTLRPEDTCLTCPRTCDAERVRRLTAAA; encoded by the coding sequence ATGACCGTCCCCGCCCTGTTGCCCGCCTCTCCGACCTCGCCCGTCGCGGCCGCCTACGCCCGGCTCGCCGAGGTCTTCCCCCATCTCCGGATAGAGGAACACGTCCGCGGCGAGCGGCTGCCGCGCGGCGCGGGCTGGGTCGGCGCGGACTGGCTCGCGGCCGGCGGCCCCGACCTCGACGCCTTCCTCGCCTGGGACAACGCGCAGGTGCTCCGCGACTACGGCACCCAGGCCCGCCCCGACGTCGTCGCCGGCTTCGGACTGCACCGGTACGCCTGGCCCGCCTGTCTGCTCGTCACCGTCCCCTGGTTCCTGGACCGCAGGGTGCCCCGGCTGCCCGCACGGAACGTGACGTTCCAGCGGGCGCTCGGGCGGATGGCCGTCCGGGTGGAGGAGTTCGCCTGCCTGCCCGGCGACCCCGCGGCGGCGCTCCCCGGCGCCCGGGTGGTCGCCGACGAGGACGCACTGCGGGCCGAGGTGCGCGCCTCGCTCGCCGAGCACTTCGAGGCGATCCTCGACGGCTTCGGCTCCCGGATGCGGCGCGGTCGCCGTGCCCTGTGGGGGATGGCCACGGACGAGATCGTCGAGGGCCTCTGGTACGTCGGTGCGCTCCTCGGTGAGGAGCGGCGGGCGATGGACGACCTCGACCTCCTGATGCCGGGCACCGTCAAGCCGTACAAGCCCTACGCGGGCTCGGCGGGCTTCCGCGAACTGCCCGGCGCCGAGGGGCCGGACGGCGCCCCGCGTACCACGCGCGACCGGGCGTCCTGCTGCTTCTTCTACACGCTGCGCCCCGAGGACACCTGCCTCACCTGTCCGCGTACGTGCGACGCCGAGCGGGTCCGTCGGCTCACGGCGGCAGCCTGA